The following coding sequences lie in one Arthrobacter sp. SLBN-122 genomic window:
- a CDS encoding SIMPL domain-containing protein translates to MGQEPGGNGEARTVTVTGTGWAEAPPDLMLVSVGVECRAESVEGAYASVEEGLAAVGSVLRSHGIAPDDIRSAGLAVRADLAWRDGEGQKLVGYVASSSLTVRLRDLVSASSVISGAVGAAGDNVRLNNLQLVLSDDAAVRAEAREAAWHDALRTAMQYAALASATLGRVLSVTDRPPQAGPVPLAGMQRTSASEGVAVEPGTNRIEAIVTATWALEQ, encoded by the coding sequence ATGGGACAGGAACCCGGCGGAAACGGGGAGGCGCGGACGGTCACCGTTACAGGCACGGGATGGGCGGAAGCGCCGCCTGACCTGATGCTGGTTTCGGTGGGAGTGGAGTGCCGCGCCGAATCGGTGGAGGGCGCCTACGCCTCGGTCGAGGAGGGACTGGCTGCGGTGGGCTCCGTTCTCCGCAGCCACGGCATTGCCCCGGACGATATCCGCTCGGCGGGTTTAGCCGTCCGCGCCGACCTCGCCTGGCGGGACGGCGAAGGCCAGAAACTCGTGGGGTACGTAGCGTCCAGCAGCCTCACCGTCAGGCTGCGGGACCTCGTCAGTGCGTCCTCCGTCATTTCCGGCGCAGTTGGTGCCGCCGGGGACAATGTGCGGCTGAACAACCTGCAGTTGGTCCTCTCTGACGACGCCGCGGTCCGCGCAGAGGCCAGGGAAGCTGCCTGGCATGACGCGTTGCGCACCGCCATGCAGTATGCAGCCCTGGCCTCCGCCACCCTGGGCCGGGTGCTTTCCGTGACGGACCGGCCGCCTCAGGCAGGACCGGTTCCGCTTGCAGGCATGCAGCGGACGTCCGCGTCGGAGGGCGTGGCAGTCGAACCGGGTACCAATCGAATTGAGGCCATCGTGACTGCCACCTGGGCGCTGGAACAATAG
- the pheS gene encoding phenylalanine--tRNA ligase subunit alpha produces the protein MTETLPGAAIPNPTDEAAINAAVDQAITAIDGAATLDELKAVRLAHSGEKSPLSLANREIGRLPKDQKALAGKLMGASRGRVNKALAERTAVLEAENDARILVEETVDVTAAPRRRRAGARHPLSTLQDRVADIFVGMGWEIAEGPEVESEWFNFDALNFKPDHPAREMQDTFFVEPPEAHLLMRTHTSPVQVRSMLEREVPIYVLCPGKVFRTDELDATHTPVFHQFEGLAIDRNLSMADLRGTLEHFARQMFGDEAQIRLRPNYFPFTEPSAELDIFHPGAKGGPAWIEWGGCGMVNPNVLRAAGIDPEVYSGFAFGMGIERTLMFRNEVGDMRDMIEGDVRFSEHFGMEI, from the coding sequence ATGACTGAAACTTTGCCGGGCGCCGCCATTCCGAATCCCACGGATGAGGCCGCCATCAACGCCGCTGTAGACCAGGCCATCACCGCCATTGACGGTGCGGCCACCCTTGACGAGCTGAAGGCGGTGCGGCTTGCCCACAGCGGCGAGAAGTCCCCGCTCAGCCTTGCCAACCGCGAGATTGGCCGCCTACCCAAGGACCAGAAGGCGCTCGCCGGAAAGCTGATGGGTGCCTCCCGCGGCCGGGTCAACAAGGCGCTCGCCGAGCGCACCGCGGTGCTCGAAGCCGAGAACGACGCCCGGATCCTGGTGGAGGAAACCGTTGACGTCACCGCAGCCCCACGCCGCCGCCGCGCCGGCGCCCGCCACCCGCTTTCCACGCTGCAGGACCGCGTGGCAGACATCTTCGTGGGCATGGGCTGGGAAATCGCCGAAGGCCCCGAAGTCGAATCCGAGTGGTTCAACTTCGACGCCCTGAACTTCAAGCCGGACCACCCGGCGCGCGAAATGCAGGACACCTTCTTCGTGGAACCCCCCGAAGCCCACCTGCTGATGCGCACCCACACCTCCCCGGTACAGGTCCGTTCCATGCTGGAGCGCGAGGTGCCCATCTACGTGCTGTGCCCCGGCAAGGTGTTCCGCACCGATGAGCTGGACGCCACCCACACCCCGGTGTTCCACCAGTTCGAAGGCCTGGCCATTGACAGGAACCTGTCCATGGCGGACCTGCGCGGCACCTTGGAACACTTCGCCCGGCAGATGTTCGGCGACGAGGCCCAGATCCGGCTCCGCCCCAACTACTTCCCGTTCACCGAGCCCTCCGCGGAGCTGGACATCTTCCACCCTGGCGCCAAGGGCGGCCCGGCCTGGATTGAGTGGGGCGGCTGCGGCATGGTCAACCCCAACGTCCTGCGCGCCGCAGGCATCGACCCCGAGGTCTATTCAGGTTTTGCCTTCGGCATGGGCATCGAGCGCACCCTCATGTTCCGCAACGAGGTGGGGGACATGCGCGACATGATCGAAGGCGATGTACGGTTCAGCGAGCACTTCGGGATGGAGATCTAA